One window from the genome of Pyxidicoccus xibeiensis encodes:
- a CDS encoding heavy metal translocating P-type ATPase, translated as MSEQKKSSEPSGHVHGPDCKHDHDHGGHAHGHGEPHVHGPGCNHGPALAAVKPAGKFAFKELKLVGPAKAEKHVHGPDCKHDHDHGGHAHGHEEKHVHGPDCNHDHGHDQHEHGPGCDHDHGHGDGHHHHPKPKRIRPPGHRPAEGGGVALQLDLEGALPGETDDAGRFQKLELALEAHRGVTDVHLRRDSGHAEVCIHYKPEVVSASDLITAAQRTGAEVAERYKHQTWFVRGMTSADSATAIEHGLGKLKGVLSASVAYASERLVVEYDSEEVTLKDVEAKAKALGYALEVPTSGHACSHHAHGGGLAPLLEMPLVGVAGVLLVAGWLLERFTKVPALVPTLVWALSMASGGFFAIRGSVKSLLQLRIDIETMMVVAALGAAVLGAWFEGAFLLFLFAAGHALEHRAMDRARRSIESLGALRPDVARVRRGGDVVEVPVGDVQRGERIVVRPGDRVALDGIIREGKSSLEQAAITGESIPVAKKPGDEVFSGTINCEGMLEVEVTRLSSESVLARVVDMVAEAEAQKGPNQRFAQRLERTVAPLVMIGAVVFPVVLVLLGTPVKEAILRAVALLVAASPCALAISTPSAVLSAVAAAARGGVLVKGGIYLELLSKVNAIAFDKTGTLTVGKPKLLTAAPAQGVSREELLGTSAAVEALSAHPLAKAVVDAAAEGGIQAPAGSDLEAIHGKGIRGKVAGAVVDVGSLGLFEGEAVPAEISAEVQKLEEAGQTTMVVRKAGRYLGVLGVADTLRSGARNVIQTLKESGIQSTVMLSGDNARVAKSIAAQVGLDEARAPLMPADKVTAVREMGRKGSVAMVGDGVNDAPALAAAAVGVAMGGAGSDAALETADVVLMSDDLSRLPFALGLAREATRVMQQNLVISLGISAILIIAAVFGLTQISHAVVLHEGSTLLVVANGLRLLTIRPQAMKPAPAPAVGVQPVAG; from the coding sequence ATGTCCGAGCAGAAGAAGAGCAGTGAGCCGTCCGGCCACGTCCATGGGCCGGACTGCAAGCATGACCACGACCACGGTGGCCACGCGCACGGGCATGGCGAGCCGCACGTCCACGGACCGGGGTGCAACCACGGCCCCGCCCTGGCGGCGGTGAAGCCCGCGGGCAAGTTCGCCTTCAAGGAGCTGAAGCTTGTCGGCCCCGCGAAGGCGGAGAAGCACGTCCACGGGCCGGACTGCAAGCATGACCACGACCACGGCGGCCATGCGCACGGGCACGAGGAGAAGCATGTCCACGGGCCGGACTGCAATCACGACCACGGGCATGACCAGCACGAGCACGGCCCCGGGTGTGACCACGACCACGGCCACGGCGATGGGCACCATCACCACCCGAAGCCGAAGCGCATCCGTCCGCCCGGGCACCGGCCCGCGGAAGGCGGAGGCGTGGCGCTCCAGCTGGACCTGGAGGGCGCACTGCCGGGGGAGACGGATGACGCCGGCCGCTTCCAGAAGCTGGAGCTGGCACTGGAGGCCCACCGGGGCGTGACGGACGTCCACCTCCGGAGGGACTCGGGCCATGCGGAGGTCTGCATCCACTACAAGCCGGAGGTGGTGAGCGCGTCCGACCTCATCACCGCCGCGCAGCGCACCGGCGCCGAGGTGGCGGAGCGCTACAAGCACCAGACGTGGTTCGTGCGGGGGATGACCTCGGCGGACTCGGCGACGGCCATCGAGCACGGGCTCGGGAAGCTGAAGGGCGTCCTCTCCGCGAGCGTGGCGTACGCCAGCGAGCGCCTCGTCGTGGAGTACGACAGCGAGGAGGTGACGCTGAAGGACGTGGAGGCGAAGGCGAAGGCGCTGGGCTACGCGCTGGAAGTGCCCACCAGCGGCCATGCGTGCTCGCACCACGCGCACGGCGGCGGGCTGGCGCCCCTGCTGGAGATGCCGCTGGTGGGAGTCGCGGGCGTGCTGCTCGTCGCCGGCTGGCTGCTGGAGCGCTTCACCAAGGTGCCCGCCCTGGTGCCCACCCTCGTCTGGGCCCTGTCCATGGCGAGCGGTGGCTTCTTCGCCATCCGGGGCTCCGTGAAGTCGCTGCTCCAGCTGCGCATCGACATCGAGACGATGATGGTGGTGGCGGCGCTGGGCGCGGCGGTGCTGGGTGCCTGGTTCGAGGGCGCCTTCCTGCTGTTTCTCTTCGCCGCGGGCCACGCGCTGGAGCACCGGGCCATGGACCGCGCGCGGCGCTCCATCGAGTCGCTGGGCGCGCTGCGTCCGGACGTGGCGCGGGTACGCCGGGGTGGCGACGTGGTGGAAGTCCCCGTGGGCGACGTGCAGCGCGGGGAGCGCATCGTGGTGCGTCCGGGCGACCGCGTCGCGCTGGACGGCATCATCCGCGAGGGCAAGAGCTCGCTGGAGCAGGCGGCGATTACGGGTGAGTCCATCCCCGTGGCCAAGAAGCCTGGGGACGAGGTGTTCTCCGGCACCATCAACTGCGAGGGCATGCTGGAGGTGGAGGTCACCCGCCTCTCGTCCGAGTCGGTGCTCGCGCGCGTGGTGGACATGGTGGCGGAGGCGGAGGCCCAGAAGGGGCCCAACCAGCGCTTCGCGCAGCGGCTGGAGCGCACGGTGGCGCCGCTGGTGATGATTGGCGCGGTGGTGTTCCCGGTGGTGCTGGTGCTGCTGGGCACGCCGGTGAAGGAGGCCATCCTGCGCGCGGTGGCGCTGCTGGTGGCGGCCTCGCCGTGCGCGCTGGCCATCTCCACGCCGTCGGCGGTGCTGTCCGCGGTGGCGGCGGCGGCGCGCGGCGGCGTGCTGGTGAAGGGTGGCATCTACCTGGAGCTGCTGTCGAAGGTGAACGCGATTGCCTTCGACAAGACGGGCACGCTGACGGTGGGCAAGCCGAAGCTGCTGACGGCGGCGCCGGCGCAGGGCGTGTCGCGCGAGGAGCTGCTGGGCACGTCGGCTGCGGTGGAGGCGCTCTCGGCGCACCCGCTGGCGAAGGCGGTGGTGGACGCGGCGGCGGAGGGAGGCATCCAGGCCCCCGCGGGCAGCGACCTGGAGGCCATCCACGGCAAGGGCATCCGGGGCAAGGTGGCGGGCGCGGTGGTGGACGTGGGCAGCCTGGGGCTCTTCGAGGGTGAGGCCGTCCCGGCTGAGATTTCCGCGGAGGTGCAGAAGCTGGAGGAGGCGGGCCAGACGACGATGGTGGTGCGCAAGGCGGGACGCTACCTGGGCGTGCTGGGGGTGGCAGACACGCTGCGCTCGGGCGCGAGAAACGTCATCCAGACGCTGAAGGAGTCCGGCATCCAGAGCACGGTGATGCTGTCGGGCGACAACGCGCGGGTGGCGAAGTCGATTGCCGCGCAGGTGGGCCTGGACGAGGCGCGAGCGCCGCTGATGCCGGCCGACAAGGTGACGGCGGTCCGGGAGATGGGGCGCAAGGGCTCGGTGGCCATGGTGGGCGACGGGGTGAACGACGCGCCCGCGCTGGCGGCGGCGGCGGTGGGTGTGGCGATGGGAGGCGCGGGCTCGGACGCAGCGCTGGAGACGGCGGACGTGGTGCTGATGAGCGACGACCTGTCCCGGCTGCCCTTCGCCCTGGGCCTGGCGCGCGAGGCGACGCGGGTGATGCAGCAGAACCTGGTCATCTCGCTGGGCATCAGCGCCATCCTCATCATCGCGGCGGTCTTTGGCCTGACGCAGATCAGCCACGCCGTGGTGCTGCACGAGGGCAGCACGCTGCTGGTGGTCGCCAACGGCCTGCGCCTGCTCACCATCCGGCCGCAGGCCATGAAGCCCGCACCGGCTCCGGCCGTGGGCGTGCAGCCCGTCGCGGGCTGA
- a CDS encoding GIY-YIG nuclease family protein: MTRRLVPQDRIDELGDASVPFEFNVHTIIRTSDAPALEAALHRTFASRRVNRINERKEFLRVSLDELAAAVREHHGEFELTRLAEAAEYRKTLAILEEERDAAATATPARATSERAVA; this comes from the coding sequence ATGACGCGGAGGCTCGTCCCGCAGGACCGCATCGATGAGCTCGGAGACGCTTCCGTCCCCTTCGAGTTCAATGTCCACACCATCATCCGCACCTCGGACGCGCCGGCGCTGGAGGCGGCCCTGCACCGCACCTTCGCCAGCAGGCGCGTCAACCGCATCAACGAGCGTAAGGAGTTCCTCCGGGTGTCGCTCGATGAGCTTGCCGCGGCCGTGCGCGAACACCACGGTGAGTTCGAGCTGACGCGGCTGGCCGAGGCCGCCGAGTATCGCAAGACGCTCGCCATCCTCGAGGAGGAGCGCGACGCCGCGGCAACAGCGACGCCGGCACGAGCCACCTCGGAGCGCGCCGTCGCGTGA